Within Streptomyces albofaciens JCM 4342, the genomic segment GGACGGCCATCACGTGAACGCCATGGCCGGCGACCGGGGCGGCTCCGAACCCACCCGGCTCGCCGACTACGACGACCTGCCCGAGGGGCACTTCTACGACCCGGACGCGGAGTACGAGCCGGACCCCGAATACGCGGCCACGCTCGCTCCGGACGCCGCCCGGCAGCGCCGCGAGCGCGTCGGCCCCACGGGACGCCCGCTTCCCTACTTCCCGATTCCAGGACCGTTGACGGACCACGGCCCCGCCAAAATCATCGCGATGTGCAACCAGAAAGGCGGGGTGGGAAAGACCACCTCGACCATCAATCTGGGCGCCGCACTCGCCGAATACGGACGGCGGGTACTGCTCGTCGACTTCGACCCGCAGGGCGCACTGTCCGTCGGGCTCGGCGTCAACCCGATGGAACTGGACCTGACGGTCTACAACCTGCTCATGGAGCGGGGCATGTCGGCCGACGAGGTGCTGCTGAAGACCGCGGTCCCGAACATGGACCTGCTCCCCAGCAATATCGATTTGTCAGCCGCCGAGGTGCAACTGGTCAGCGAGGTCGCGCGCGAGTCGACGCTCCAGCGCGCGCTGAAGCCGCTGATGGCCGACTACGACTACATCGTCATCGACTGTCAGCCGTCCCTCGGTCTGCTGACCGTCAACGCGCTGACGGCGGCTCACAAGGTCATCGTCCCGCTGGAGTGCGAGTTCTTCGCACTGCGCGGTGTGGCACTGCTCACCGAGACCATCGAGAAGGTCCAGGAGCGGCTCAACCCCGACCTGGAACTCGACGGCATCCTGGCGACCATGTACGACTCGCGGACCGTGCACAGCCGAGAGGTCCTGGCACGCGTCGTCGAGGCGTTCGACGACCACGTCTACCACACCGTCATCGGCCGTACGGTGCGCTTCCCCGAGACCACCGTCGCGGGTGAACCCATCACCACGTACGCGTCCAACTCCGTCGGCGCCGCCGCCTACCGTCAGCTGGCCAGGGAGGTGCTCGCCCGGTGTCACGCCGAGTGAGTCTGCCCGGAGCCGACGAATTGTTCCGCACGACCGGGGGGTCGGGGCTGCAGTCCCCGGCGCCCCGCAAGACGAATGGTCCGGCCGCGGCGAACGGGGGTGGCCCCGGAGGCGCCGTCAACGGGGATGCGCCGCGGGTGCCCGCGCCGGGCGGGCCTGTGGGGCCCGCGGAGACGGTGGAGCCCTCGGGGTCCTCGGAGTCCTCGGTGCCCTCGGCGCCCTCGCGGGCCGAGGAAACGAACCCGCGGCGGGGCGAGCCGGATGGCTCGGCGCCGGCCGAGCACGGCGGCCGCGGCGCGGAGGCGGCTGTCCCGAAGGGGCGCCGCCGGCAGGAATCCGCATCCGCCGACGCGACGGACGGCGGCACGGTTCCGGCTCGGCGCCGGGGGCGCGGCGCGAACCGGCGGCCCAGTGGGCGGGAGCGGCACGACGAGAAGATCACCGTGTACGTGTCCGCCGAGGAACTGATGGACCTGGAACACGCCCGCCTCGTGCTTCGTGGCGAGCACGGGCTCGCGGTCGATCGTGGGCGGATCGTGCGGGAGGCGGTGGCGGTGGTTCTGGCGGACCTGGAGTCTCGGGGGGATGCGAGTATTTTGGTGCGGCGGTTGCGGGGCCGTTGACACGGCGGGTGGGGGGTACCGGGCCCGCGCTTCGCGCGGATACGCGTTTGCTTTGTTTGTGGGGGCGGGGGTGCGCAGGGGGCCATCTCCTCGGCGCCTGGAGTGAACCGTGTGGTCATTGGTGACCGGGGCTACGGTCGTCCTGCGGGGAGTGTCCCCCTGCACACCCCCTCCCGCCGGTTTGGCGGGTGCGGGCCGGTGGGGGGAGGTGAAAGATGACCTTGGTGCGCGCCCACCCTGTGGTCACATTCACGGTACGTAAGCGCAGGGCCGGGGGCGCCTCCGCGTCGTGCGTAAGCCCGCGCCGGGGGTCTGTAAGACCCCAGCCACGGTGGCGGGAAAGCCGCAAACGGCGCGGGCTCGGGGACACGTAGGGGTCTCCCCGCAGGACGGCCGAGACCCCGGTTACGAATGACCACAGGGTTGACTCCCGGCGCCGAGGAGTGACCCCTGCGGGGCCCCGAGCCCCCACCCACCGAACCCTAGGCGCCAAGGCGCGCCCCACCAGTGGGCGCGCTATGAGATTCGGCTGCCCCCGGGAACGCTACGCTTTGGGGTCGAGCCCGCGCCTTCCCCTGGATCACGATGCCCACCACCGAAGACCACGCCCCGTCACTCGCGGACGGTGAGGCCGGTGACGGGAAGTTCACCGTTCGGCTGGAGAACTTCGAGGGGCCGTTCGATCTGCTGCTTCAGTTGATCTCCAAGCACAAGATGGACGTCACCGAGGTCGCCCTGTCCAAGGTGACGGACGAGTTCATGGCGTACATCCGGGCCATGGGGCCGGACTGGGACCTCGACCAGACCACCGAGTTCCTGGTCGTCGCGGCGACACTGCTCGACCTGAAGGCGGCCCGGCTGCTGCCCGCGGCCGAGGTGGAGGACGAGGCGGATCTCGCGTTGCTGGAGGCGCGTGACCTGTTGTTCGCGCGGCTGCTGCAGTACCGGGCGTACAAGCGTGTCGCGGACATCTTCAGCGAGCGGCTGGAGGACGAGGGGCGCCGCTACCCCCGCACCGTCGGACTGGAGCCGCACCACGCCGAGCTGCTGCCCGAGGTCGTGATCAGCATCGGGGCCGAGGGGTTCGCCAGGCTGGCCGTGAAGGCCATGCAGCCCAAGGCGAAGCCGCAGGTGTACGTGGATCACATTCACGCGCCGCTGGTGAGCGTCAGGGAGCAGGCGGAGGTGCTGGTGGCGCGGCTGCGCGCGGCCGGTTCGGCCGCGTTCGCGGAGTTGGCGGAGGACGCGCCGGACACGCTCACCGTCGTCGCGCGCTTCCTGGCGCTGCTGGAGCTGTACCGGGAGCGGGTGGTGGAGCTGGACCAGGAGCAGGCGCTGGGGGTGCTGACGGTCCGGTGGACGGGCGGTGCGGAGGCCGAGCCGGTGGTCACGGACGAGTTCGATCGTGAGGCCGGGCCGCAGGCCGCGGCGGGCGAGGAAGGCGGGGACGCGGAGTGAGCGAGGCGCAGGGGATCGTGGGCGGCGGCCTTGACGGGCAGGACGCACCGGTCGGCGCGCTGGGTGTCGCGGAGCTGGAGCTGCGGCCCGCGCTGGAGGCGGTGCTCATGGTCGTGGACGAGCCGGTGACCGAGGAGCACCTGGCCAGGGTGCTGGAGCGGCCCCGTCGTGAGGTGGCGCTGGCGCTGCGGGAGCTGTCGGAGGACTACACGCGGCAGGGGCGCGGTTTCGATCTGCGGCTGGTGGCGGGGGGCTGGCGGTTCTACAGCCGGGCTGCCTACGCGGACGCGGTGGAGAGCTTCGTGCTGGACGGGCAGCAGGCCCGGCTGACGCAGGCCGCGCTGGAGACTCTGGCCGTGGTCGCGTACCGTCAGCCGGTCAGCCGTTCGCGTGTCTCGGCCGTACGTGGTGTGAACTGTGACGGCGTGATGCGCACCCTCCTCCAGCGGGGTCTGGTGGAGGAGACGGGGACGGAACCCGAAACAGGTGCGATCCTGTACAGGACGACGAACTACTTTCTGGAGCGGATGGGCCTGCGCGGCCTGGACGAGCTCCCGGAGCTCGCTCCCTTCCTCCCGGAGGCGGAGGCGGTCGAGGGCGATTCCCGGGAAGGTGTTCCGTCGTTCGACGTAGACGACAGCGGCGACTCTCAGACGGATCATTGATGCGAAGCAGCGGCAGGAACAACAGGGACGCCGGTAGGGGCAACTACCGGGGTGCGGGCAACAAGAGGGACGAGAGGCAGCAGCGCGCCGGCCGGCCCCGTCCCGAGGAGCGCCGCTACGACGTGGGCGAGGGCGCGGGCCGGGGCGGCTCCGGTGGCCAGGGCGGTTCCGGCGGACGCGGTGGCTCCGGCGCCCCGGAGCGCGGCGGCGAGCGCAAGGGCCGCGGCGCGGCGGCCCGCGGCGGCGCCAAGGGCGGTCCCCGTACGAGCCCGAAGGGCGGCGGCAAGGGCCAGCAGCAGCGCGGCCGGGGGCAGGCTCCGGCGCGGCCCCGTGAGTACGACGCGCAGGTGGAGGAGCGCAATCGCGCCCGGCACAGCAAGCCGCAGATCAAGACGCCGAAGACGTTCGGCGACCAGGAGGGCGAGCGGCTGCAGAAGGTGCTGGCCCGGGCCGGGATGGGCTCGCGCCGGGCGTGCGAGGAGCTGATCGACCAGGCGCGTGTCGAGGTCAACGGGCGGATCGTCACCGAGCAGGGTGTGCGGGTGGACCCGGAGAAGGACGAGGTCAAGGTGGACGGCCTGACGGTCGCCACGCAGTCGTACCTCTTCTTCGCGCTGAACAAGCCGGCCGGTGTGGTCTCGACCATGGAGGACCCGGACGGGCGGCAGTGCCTGGGCGACTACGTGACCAACCGCGAGACGCGGCTGTTCCACGTGGGTCGGCTGGACACCGAGACCGAGGGCATCATCCTGCTCACCAACCACGGCGAGCTGGCCCACCGGCTGACCCACCCGCGCTACGGCGTGCAGAAGACCTACCTGGCCGCGATCCAGGGTCCGCTCCCGCGCGACCTGGGCAAGCAGCTGAAGGACGGCATCCAGCTGGAGGACGGCTACGCGCGCGCGGACCACTTCCGGGTGGTGCAGCAGACCGGCAAGAACTACCTGGTCGAGGTGACCCTCCACGAGGGCCGCAAGCACATCGTGCGCCGGATGCTGGCCGAGGCGGGCTTCCCGGTCGAGAAGCTGGTGCGGACGAGCTTCGGGCCGATCGCATTGGGCGACCAGAAGTCCGGCTGGCTGCGCCGGATGACGAACACCGAGGTCGGGATGTTGATGCGGGAGGTCGATCTGTAAGCGCCGGACGCTGGCGCCGGCCTTGCGAGGTCGTGGGACCACCTCTTATTGTCACTGTGACGATTAAGGGGTGGTTCTTTTCATGGCGTCCGCCGCTACCGGTTCGCTCATCGGGCTCGCGCTCGGTGACGCGCTCGGGTATCCGACCGAGTTCCTGGACGTGTCCGCGATCCTGGCCCGGTGCGGGCCGTGGCGGGAGCTGGCGCTGCCGGCGCCCGCGTACGTGACCGACGACACGCAGATGACGATCGCCCTCGGGCGGGCCCTGCGTACGGCCGTGGCGGCCGCGGGCGGCGTCGGCGGGCTGGACGCCGCGCACCTGGTCCCGCCCGTACGGGAGAGGTACGTCGAGTGGTGGCGCTCGCCGGACAACAACCGGGCGCCGGGCAACACCTGCCTCCGGGCGTGCCAGCTGCTCAGCGAGCCCGAGCGGCCGTGGGTGCAGGCCGGTCAGATCGGCTCGAAGGGGTGCGGCGCGAACATGCGGGTGGCCCCGGTGGGGCTGGTGCCGGAGCTGAGCCCGGAGCAGCGTTCCGGCGCGGCGCAGCTCCAGTCCGCGCTCACGCACGGCCACCCGACCGCA encodes:
- a CDS encoding ParA family protein; this encodes MDGHHVNAMAGDRGGSEPTRLADYDDLPEGHFYDPDAEYEPDPEYAATLAPDAARQRRERVGPTGRPLPYFPIPGPLTDHGPAKIIAMCNQKGGVGKTTSTINLGAALAEYGRRVLLVDFDPQGALSVGLGVNPMELDLTVYNLLMERGMSADEVLLKTAVPNMDLLPSNIDLSAAEVQLVSEVARESTLQRALKPLMADYDYIVIDCQPSLGLLTVNALTAAHKVIVPLECEFFALRGVALLTETIEKVQERLNPDLELDGILATMYDSRTVHSREVLARVVEAFDDHVYHTVIGRTVRFPETTVAGEPITTYASNSVGAAAYRQLAREVLARCHAE
- a CDS encoding segregation and condensation protein A, whose translation is MPTTEDHAPSLADGEAGDGKFTVRLENFEGPFDLLLQLISKHKMDVTEVALSKVTDEFMAYIRAMGPDWDLDQTTEFLVVAATLLDLKAARLLPAAEVEDEADLALLEARDLLFARLLQYRAYKRVADIFSERLEDEGRRYPRTVGLEPHHAELLPEVVISIGAEGFARLAVKAMQPKAKPQVYVDHIHAPLVSVREQAEVLVARLRAAGSAAFAELAEDAPDTLTVVARFLALLELYRERVVELDQEQALGVLTVRWTGGAEAEPVVTDEFDREAGPQAAAGEEGGDAE
- the scpB gene encoding SMC-Scp complex subunit ScpB; this encodes MSEAQGIVGGGLDGQDAPVGALGVAELELRPALEAVLMVVDEPVTEEHLARVLERPRREVALALRELSEDYTRQGRGFDLRLVAGGWRFYSRAAYADAVESFVLDGQQARLTQAALETLAVVAYRQPVSRSRVSAVRGVNCDGVMRTLLQRGLVEETGTEPETGAILYRTTNYFLERMGLRGLDELPELAPFLPEAEAVEGDSREGVPSFDVDDSGDSQTDH
- a CDS encoding pseudouridine synthase, whose product is MRSSGRNNRDAGRGNYRGAGNKRDERQQRAGRPRPEERRYDVGEGAGRGGSGGQGGSGGRGGSGAPERGGERKGRGAAARGGAKGGPRTSPKGGGKGQQQRGRGQAPARPREYDAQVEERNRARHSKPQIKTPKTFGDQEGERLQKVLARAGMGSRRACEELIDQARVEVNGRIVTEQGVRVDPEKDEVKVDGLTVATQSYLFFALNKPAGVVSTMEDPDGRQCLGDYVTNRETRLFHVGRLDTETEGIILLTNHGELAHRLTHPRYGVQKTYLAAIQGPLPRDLGKQLKDGIQLEDGYARADHFRVVQQTGKNYLVEVTLHEGRKHIVRRMLAEAGFPVEKLVRTSFGPIALGDQKSGWLRRMTNTEVGMLMREVDL